In Corallococcus soli, the sequence CTCCAGGAGGGGAGGGAAGCCGGGGATGCCCAGCGTCTTCTCGCGGATCTTCTGCGCCGCCAGCACCGCTTGGCCCACGAGCCGACCCTCGTCGGTGTGCTCGAAGCCCTTGTCGGACGAACCCTCGCCCGCCTTCATCACGTCGTGCAGGAACGCGCCGGCCAGCAGCAGGTCGCGGTCCGCCATGGGGTAGTGGTCCGACACGCGCAGCGTCAGGCGCATCACCGACAGGACGTGCTCGGCCAGCCCGCCGCGCCACGCGTGATGCACGCCCTTGGCTGCCGGAGCGACGGGCAGCCCCGCCGACACCTGCGCGTCGTCCAGGAACGCCACCAGCAGCTGCTTCACGTACGGGTCGTTGACGCGCTCGTTGATGAGCTCGCGGATCTGCCCGACCGCGCGCGCGCCACCGGCGCCGCCCTCGTGACGGGGCTCCGCCTTCGGCTCACGGGGCTCCTTCGCGGCCTCCGGGGCCCTGGCTTCCTTCGGCTCGCGCGGCTCCTTCGGCTCCTTCGCCTCCGCGGCGGGCTTCGCCTCGGCGGGCGGGGCCGGGGGCGGCTCGAACTCCTTGGGGTCGAGCGGCTCCGGATCCAGCCGCTCCACGGCCTCCACCACGACCTGGGTGCGGCCGTGGAAGACGATGACGCCGCCCTGCACGAGGACGTAGTCACCGCTCTGGAACGTGGGCTCGAGCGCGTCCACCTTGTCGAAGACGCGGGCGTCGACGGTGCCGCTCTTGTCGGCCAGGGACAGCGAGAGGAACACCTTGCCGCTGCGCGCGCTCACCTTCTCCTTCTTGGTGACGCGGAAGACGGTATTGACGCGGTCCTTCTCGCGCAGGTCGACCGCGTACACCTTGCGGACGGTCTCGACGGAAGCCTCCGGGGTGGAAGTCGCGGCCTGGGTTTCGTTTTCGGTTGTCATCGCGGCGCGGACACTACCACCGAGCCACCCCCTCCAGGCGAGACAAGTCGCGTGGTCCCGGTCGGGTGTCCGCTCAGCTCACCTCGAGCGCCACCGCCTCCAGGTATTCCGCGCCCGGGGAGCCCACCGGCGCCGGGTGGTCTGGCGGCAGCCCCATCCGCACCAGCCGGAAGGCGATGCGCGCCTCCTGTTCGCAGGCCGTGGCCACCGCCTCCGTGAACGAGCCCATCGCCAGCGGTGGGTGATATCCGACCACCAGGAGCCGCCCTCCATGGCGGGTGCGCCTGAGGGCCAGCCGCACCTGTTCGGTGAAGTCCTCCTCGGACGCCACGCCCAGGGTGTCCAGCAGCACCAGGTCGAAGGTGTCCTTGAGCGCCCGCAGGACCGCCAGGGGTTCGCCCTGTTCCACCGTCACCCGGCCGAGCAGCCCGTTCGCCTCCGCGTTCTCGCGCGCCAGCTCCGCGGCGTCCGCGTTGCCGTCGAAGGCGAGGATCTGCCTGGCCCCATGGCGCCCGGCGTGGACGAAGAGGCCGCCCACGTTGCAGGCCACGTCCAGCACGCGGTCCCCGTTGCCGGTGCGTCCCAGGAAGCGGCGCAGCTCGCGCTGATCATACGCGTAGCCCGTGCCCCGGCCGTACGTGAGGTCCACCGTGAAGCGCGCGCCCATCTCCAGCAGGCGGCACCAGCGTGGAGGTGTGCCGTACATGACGTGCGGGCGCTGCGCGGGCAGCCCCAGCGCCTTGCGCCGGAGCGTGTCGTTGCGCAGCAGCACGGAGGCCGCCCCCGTCACCTCGCCCAGCGTGCGGGTGATCTCCTCCTGGCGCGCGTCCATGGAGCGCGTGAGCGTCTGCACGACGAAGTGCTGGTCGTACCGGTCCACGATGAGCCCCGGCAGCCCGTCCCCGTCGTCGTTGACGATGCGACAGAAGCGCGGATCATCTACCAGGCGCGCGCGGCGCTCGAAGGCATGGCGCACGTGCCGGGGGATGAGCCCCTCCACGGCCTCGTCGGGCAGGCCCAGGCGGCGCACGGCGTAGGAGGCCTCCAGGTCCACGTCTCCCAGCCCCAGGACCTGCCCGTCCTCGTCCTTGAGCTGCATGGGCGTGCCGGGCTCCGGTTCGCCCTCCATGGAGACGATGTCCTCGCGCCGCAGCCAGGGCGCTCCATGGCGAAGCTTCCGGGCGGCTTCTCGGGACAGGTAGGTGCTGAGCAAGGTGCGGTCCTCCTCCAGCGCGATGGAAGGCTCCCCGCAGGGCGCCCTTCGTGGAAGATGGGCCGTGTGCGGCCTGCTGTCGGCGGGGGCCCCGCCGCTGCCCCGGAGGGCAGGGGGGCAGGCGTCGTCAGGGGACGGTGGGGGGCCGCTTGTAGGCCTTGAACGTCACCCGCGTGAGCAGCCCGCTGACCACCAGGGCCAGCGCGATGCCCAGCATGCGCATGTTGGAGGAACTGCCCGTGACGAGCAGCACGAGCGCGAGCACGCCCACCGCCACCGCGCCCAGCACGGTGAGCGTCTGGGCCCGGGAGTCCTTCGCCGCCTGGGGCTTGCGGGCCTGGGCCAGCACCGGCAGCGAGGACGCCTTGCGCCACTTCTCCGCGCCGTCCTCGCGCACCTCGTCGTCGGGGTCCACCAGCCCCTGGACATAGGCCCGCTCGATGTCGCCCAGCGAGGGGAACATCAGCTCTCCGTCAGGGGTGCGCACGCGGTACGCCATGGGTTTGTCCCTCCCCGGCCACCCTGCCCGGAAAGGGGAGGGGACCTCAAGTCAGCTCGGTGGCAATCTGCTCAGCGATGCGCAGTCCATCAATGGCGGAGGACACGATGCCGCCCGCGTAGCCGCAGCCCTCGCCCGCCGGGTACAGGCCGCGCATGGACACCGACTGCAGATCATTGCCCCGGGTGATGCGCACCGGAGAGCTGGTGCGGCTCTCGATGCCGATGAGCTTGCCCTCGTCGCTGATGAAGCCGCGCATCTTCTTGTCGAACGTGCGCAGCGCCGCCTTGAGCGACTGCGTCAGCCGCTCCGGGAAGAGCTGGTTCAGGTCCATGTGCGCCAGGCCCGGGCGGTAGCTGGTGTCCCCCGGGTCCTTCTTCACGCGGCCGGCCAGGTAGTCCGGGATGGTCTGCGCGGGCGCGTAGAAGCGGCCTCCGCCCAACTTGTAGGCCTTCTCCTCCCAGTGTCGCTGGAACTCCAGGCCCGCGAGCGGCCCGCGGAAGCCCTCGCGCTCGAAGTCGGCCACGGACACGGAGACGACGATGCCCGCGTTGGCGAACTTCGCGTTGCGCCGCGAATTGCTCATGCCGTTGGTGCACTGCAGCCCGTCCTGCGTGGGCGTGGGCACCACGATGCCGCCGGGGCACATGCAGAACGAATAGACGCCCCGCACCTCGCCATCCACGTCCAGGTTCTCCGCCAGCTTGTAGTCCGCGGGCGGCAGCTTGGAGTGCTTCGCGGCGGCGCCGTACTGGATGCCGTTGATGAGCGACTGCGGGTGCTCCGCGCGGAAGCCCAGCGCGAAGGGCTTGGCCTCCACGCTCACCTGTCCGTCGGCGGCGAAGCGCTCGTACAGCTCGCGCGCGGAGTTGCCCGGCGCCAGGATGACGCGGTCGCTCTCCAGCGTGCGGCCGTCCGCCATCTTCACGCCCGCGATGTGGCCGTCGCGGTAGAGCAGGTCGTCCACGCGCTGCTCGAAGTGCACCTGGCAGCCGCCGGCGATGAGCTCGTCGCGCAGCTTTGCCACCGCGCCGGGCAGCAGGTCGGAGCCGATGTGCGGCTTGCCTTCGATGAGGATGTGGTCCGGCGCGCCGTAGCGGGCGAAGGCCTCAATGACCTTGCGCACCATGGGGTGGTTGATGCGCGTGGACAGCTTGCCGTCCGTGTACGCGCCCGCGCCGCCCTCGCCGAAGTTCATGTTGCTCTCCGGGTCCAGCGACCCGTCGCGCATGAGCTTCGCCACGTCCTTGCGGCGCGTCACCACCTCGCGGCCCCGCTCCAGCAGGATGCTGCGCACGCCGCGCTCCAGCAGGCCCAGCGCGCAGAACAACCCGGCGGGTCCGGTGCCGATGATGAGCGGCAGCTTCTCCGGCTCCTTCACGCGCGGCAGCAGCTCCGGCGCGGCCGGCGCCTCGCTCACGTCCGGCGGCAGCCGCGGGGCCTTGCGGCCCGGCGCCAGCTCCACCTCCAGTGTGTAGATGTAGCGCGGGCTGCCCTTCTTGCGCGCATCCAGCACCGAGCG encodes:
- a CDS encoding OB-fold nucleic acid binding domain-containing protein, which codes for MTTENETQAATSTPEASVETVRKVYAVDLREKDRVNTVFRVTKKEKVSARSGKVFLSLSLADKSGTVDARVFDKVDALEPTFQSGDYVLVQGGVIVFHGRTQVVVEAVERLDPEPLDPKEFEPPPAPPAEAKPAAEAKEPKEPREPKEARAPEAAKEPREPKAEPRHEGGAGGARAVGQIRELINERVNDPYVKQLLVAFLDDAQVSAGLPVAPAAKGVHHAWRGGLAEHVLSVMRLTLRVSDHYPMADRDLLLAGAFLHDVMKAGEGSSDKGFEHTDEGRLVGQAVLAAQKIREKTLGIPGFPPLLEQHLTHLAISQQGPGGSVGARAPLTLEAQIVDSLSALDTRISSWVEAMQRDPNERWTEHLRAYDRALWKGSVPTGRGRAPVEGGGSGRRKHRDEKRKARGDKGPPSQAPAGAEGTSAPATEAKEARPERPPRPPRAERPPREDRPPREPRAERPPREDRPPRDPKNLPGELTFKPFSALAPPAPAKSGGEGEGSSEG
- a CDS encoding class I SAM-dependent rRNA methyltransferase, whose amino-acid sequence is MLSTYLSREAARKLRHGAPWLRREDIVSMEGEPEPGTPMQLKDEDGQVLGLGDVDLEASYAVRRLGLPDEAVEGLIPRHVRHAFERRARLVDDPRFCRIVNDDGDGLPGLIVDRYDQHFVVQTLTRSMDARQEEITRTLGEVTGAASVLLRNDTLRRKALGLPAQRPHVMYGTPPRWCRLLEMGARFTVDLTYGRGTGYAYDQRELRRFLGRTGNGDRVLDVACNVGGLFVHAGRHGARQILAFDGNADAAELARENAEANGLLGRVTVEQGEPLAVLRALKDTFDLVLLDTLGVASEEDFTEQVRLALRRTRHGGRLLVVGYHPPLAMGSFTEAVATACEQEARIAFRLVRMGLPPDHPAPVGSPGAEYLEAVALEVS
- a CDS encoding NAD(P)/FAD-dependent oxidoreductase, which gives rise to MAYRVNNIGLWLDEPEELLGQRAAEKLGVTRGDLASVRVVRSVLDARKKGSPRYIYTLEVELAPGRKAPRLPPDVSEAPAAPELLPRVKEPEKLPLIIGTGPAGLFCALGLLERGVRSILLERGREVVTRRKDVAKLMRDGSLDPESNMNFGEGGAGAYTDGKLSTRINHPMVRKVIEAFARYGAPDHILIEGKPHIGSDLLPGAVAKLRDELIAGGCQVHFEQRVDDLLYRDGHIAGVKMADGRTLESDRVILAPGNSARELYERFAADGQVSVEAKPFALGFRAEHPQSLINGIQYGAAAKHSKLPPADYKLAENLDVDGEVRGVYSFCMCPGGIVVPTPTQDGLQCTNGMSNSRRNAKFANAGIVVSVSVADFEREGFRGPLAGLEFQRHWEEKAYKLGGGRFYAPAQTIPDYLAGRVKKDPGDTSYRPGLAHMDLNQLFPERLTQSLKAALRTFDKKMRGFISDEGKLIGIESRTSSPVRITRGNDLQSVSMRGLYPAGEGCGYAGGIVSSAIDGLRIAEQIATELT